The DNA window GTTGCTTATAAGTCGTAGTTTAATGGGGTTTTTCAGTTTCTTGTAAATCAGCTTGTGTTCTAGATGATTTTGGTTGACGTCTGGTTTTTATTTGAGAAGCGGGTCTTGCCTGGCATTGGATAAGGCTTTTGCAATGTGTTTGTAGAAGTTGGTTTGATAGGTCGTGGCCTTTGGTAATGATTATGATTACGTGAAAATTTCTATTTAAGACCAACTAATGATTATATGCTTCGCTCAACTTATGATGGAAACTGATATGTTTATACTTTTGCAGTTTGGGCCAGCTCAAAATGTCGTCTGTCTCAAGCCAGCCACAGTTTCGCTACACACAAACTCCTTCCAAGGTTCTCCATCTGAGAAACTTACCTTGGGAATGTTCCGAAGAGGAACTGATAGAACTGGGGAAGCCATTTGGCAAAGTTGTTAACACAAAGTGTAATGTTGGTGCAAATAAAAATCAAGCTTTTATTGAATTCGTAAGTGTGCATCATACTTTCCTCTCTTTTCTTCCTGATATATTGTTGATGATTCAATGGATGACTTCTATTATTTTGACTTTTTGAGTTTCCTTTCATGTCTTTACAGTCGGAAACTAATCAAGCAATTGCTATGATATCATATTATTCATCATCCTCAGAGCCAGCTATGGTGCGAGGGAAAACCGTCTATGTACAATATTCCAACAGGCAAGAAATAGTAAACAATAAAACTACTGCAGATGTTGCTGGAAATGTGCTCTTGGTAACGATTGAGGGGAATGATGCACGTCTTGTCAGCATTGATGTCCTGCATTTGGTAAGATATTGAGAATCATCAACATGAACTCAGAGCAATGACATTTTGTCCATGGTAGATGGATGTACTCGATGAATTTTTAGTGCATAGATTGTAGTACGCCATGCTTTTTAAGCTTTTATTTGACAAGAATGTGAATGAATCAGCAGGCACGTGTGAAGGATATATCTTCAATGGCAGCTTAATGCATCGGGAGAAAGAGCGCATGTGTGTTTGTCTCCTTTCTCCTTTTCTTAACACTGGCTCTTTCTTCCATTCTTCCTCTTCACGTCTCTACTCCTAAATGTCTAGGAGCTTCAAATGATTTCTCGCTTTTTGTTTTTCAGATTTCTGAACCTCACTTCCTTTTTGTACATgctattttttttcttgaagTAGCATAGTAACTATAAACCATATAGTAAAGGTTGAAGGAGATACTGGCTTGTTGGGATTTAGTTGTCCAAGAAAAAAACTATCTCCAAATTGGGGAAGAACATGGAATTGTGTCAGAACTTTAAAAAATATCTTACCATAATGGAAATTTCCAAGGTAGTTTATCTCAAAAATTATTTTGGGAGTGTCAGCAATAGCTGTGTCCAAGTTATTTTCTTATGGCCATGATATGTGTAAATTTTTTACCCTTGCATTCTTGAATCTCTAATTCTTTGGTGATGGGGCCTTGAAAATGTGGTGGTATTTTTTAGATTATGGAGAATAAGCTTTTTCTGCCTCATCTTTGTGAGATTGTgtgaaattttttattgttgttgGAGGTTGAAAGTTGGTGAAGATGAGGTGAGTTGGCTGCAGAATTAGAAGTGAATGGAAGTAGAAAAATTGTTTGTGTTCTTCAGATAGCAAGTCTGACTGGGACTTTGTATCTATGGGTTACTGGTCCACTCTTACCACACTCAGAAAGGTTTTTACGAGTCAAATATCGGGCTGGAATTATTGGGCTGGAATTAGAAATTATTTACCGTCAATGCatcaaaattataaataaagcCTAACCTACTTGCATATATATGTCTTATTTTCAAATAGCTCTCCTACGATTATTTCGTATCTTTTTTGTTTCCGTGTGGCTGGGCATCATAGTTATTGGGTAAAGAAAATCCTGTTATAATCTCGTGTTCTTTTGccgtataattatttttttaatgttatttGAATATGTTCTTCCTTTACATGTGTCATAAAATGTCGTCTGGCAGCATTTCCATTAGCAATTTCATGTTGCTTCATCTATCTGCGCGAGCAAGCAGCTAGTTTCCTGCTTtttgagttttataaaattaCGTTTTGGGTTGACTTGATCTATGTATCTTTTCATAACGATTCTTAGGATAAAGTTTGCAAAATTTGTAGCTTATCTAGAATTACTGGCAGCTGAAGTCGTACCATGAGACTTCGAGTGCACTTTTGTCAGCGTGGGTTCTCTTACTGCTACTACTTGCCATCTTTTCTCACTTTGGACAAGAACCTCTAATTGTTGcataaatatcaaaataaagcatTGTTTCGGTAGTTTTCTTGTTCTCATCTTTTATATTGTGCCTGAGATTTTCCTTTGTAACCTATAATCTAATTTTATGTTCGTCACATTTCAGCTGGTGTAGCTATTAAAACTTGTCTTATTTGTAGGTGTTTTCTGCATTTGGGTTTGTACACAAGATTACTACATTTGAGAAGACTGCTGGTTTTCAGGTTTATTTCTCTGTCAAAACCTTTTTGTGTTGCGTTTTCACATGAATTTACTCTCTCACATACACCAATTATTTGCTTCCTTGTCAGGCGCTTGTTCAGTTTACTGATGCAGAAACTGCTTCTGCTGCAAAGGATGCTCTTGATGGAAGAAGCATTCCAAGGTGATGTGAATTTCATGTTTTAGATTCACGTTTAGCATCTGTTACGGATCACTTCTGAGATATATCACAAAAGCACCTCTTGAAAAATCTGACTTGAAAGAACCAATGTGGAAACTTGTGTTTTCCCCTCTTCCTCCTCTATGATTCCCCTTGCTGAGGGACAAGCAGCGTACAAGAAGGTGGTCCATGTCAGTGTCATACATAAGGAGAGTCAAAGTACTTGGAATAGTTAGCTAGCTGTTCCTATTGCTAACACTGATTAAACATTAAATATGGCATACTCGACTAAATGGCTCTTTGCTTTGTATGCTACATAGTTATGTTATACGGTCTTGCGTCGTATTTATCTTATCTACAGGTTGACAATCGCTAAGCTTGGTGGTTCTATTTTCATTTGTGAAGCATGCATTTTACTAAATAGTTTTTCGCCTGTATAGTGATTTGCTACCTTTTTTGTGTGCGTCAGTTACTTGATTCCAGAGTTGGGACCATGTTCCCTCAAGATCACATATTCTGCACATACAGATCTAAGCGTAAAATTCCAGTCTCATCGCAGTAGGTAAACTGATTCTATTTgacaatttttattcaaataataGATCACAATGGCTCGTATCCTGATGTACTTTTTTGCGTAGTTGGTTTGTTTCCTTTCTTTTACAGTTGCTTGTATTTAGACATTTCTGTCGGTTGTGTTGTATCAATTTAGGGATTATACGAACCCTCATCTTCCTGTCGCTCCTTCAGCTATTGACGCAAGCAGCCAGGTGAATATTGGAGAgatcatttttcttgtattaaatttttttgcaaTCTTACACCTTTCTCAACTTCTTGTACCTACTTTATTTACACTTTGGACTCAATATCTTTTCGAACTAATATTTGGTCAGATTTGTGCATCTAAAGAaccaatttaattgtaaaattagGTTGGTAGAACGCATCATCTCACATATCTACTTGCAATTGCTTGTTTGCGTTTACAGTTCACTTTAGGAGTTGATGGAAAAAAACTGGAGCCAGAGAGCAATGTTCTTCTTGCTTCTATTGAAAACATGCAATACGCTGTCACTCTGGATGTCTTACAAACGGTAAACACATTCACAATGTGAACTCACAAGCCTTCTGGCATTTTCATTATATCATTCAATCATTAACTATTTACTGCTGCAATTGTTACGTGTCTCAAGGTCTTTTCGGCTTTTGGTCCTGTTTTAAAGATTGCAATGTTCGATAAAAATGGGGGTCTTCAGGCTTTGATACAGTACCCTGGTAAGATGGACTTCAGTAACCTGTCTTACCTGCTCTTTTTTTTAACCTTTTGTTGGCATGAGTTTCAGGACAATTCTAGTAAAACAAGTTGTATCAAAGAAGCAACATATTTATAATTGATACCACATTATCAGTTATCACTATTGGTCATTTTTgtttgtgtgtttgtgtgtCTATATATGTGTATTTAAAGAGCGAGAGAGAACCACACATACATAAATGAGCATTATAATTACacaatgatcaacaaaaagTTGATGCAGTTCTTCGTTATACAATGTGCTCTGTCATTATGTGAACTCGACTCTGAAACGTCACAAGCTCGAAACTATAGTGTGAGTTTGAGCTCGACtcatttatgaccctaatttgGAATTAGGACAAGATAGTTATGCCCTTGGTTTGTGATTGTACGTTACGTGGCCTGAGAATTCAATGAACCTTGCTCTTggaaaaagtattagaaaataGGCACTAATATACCAACTGGCAGACGTACAAACTGCTGTTGTTGCAAAGGAAGCTTTGGAAGGGCATTGCATTTATGATGGCGGATATTGCAAGCTTCATATCACATATTCTCGACACACGGATCTCAGCATCAAAGTAAGCCTCTCCTATATGGACGACTTTAAACATAGTCCTTGCTGGTATCGATCATTTCATCTTTAAATATGGTGTTAggcaatttttttattaactcACGAGCGTGGTGTTCTCAGATCAATAATGATAGGAGCAGAGACTACACGATTCCCAACACTCCTGTCTTGAACTCCCAACTCTCGATGCTAGGACAACAACGGTATCCATTGGGAGGTCCAGGTGCTCCAGCTTACAACACAGCACAATATGCTCCAGGTCCTCATGCCATGCCTCCACATTCTACAGGGTGGAACCCCTCTGCCATGCCTCCACATTCTGCTGGGTGGAACCCCTCTTCAGTGCCTCAATCTATGCCGATGCAAATGCATAATTACCCTTATGTCCCGCCTGGAGTTGCTCCTCCTGCAATGGGCCCCGGAATGGGTCCCCCTCACGGTCAGAATGGGATGCCACACTCATCCTCAATGCCCCCATATCATCCACAATAGCTGCTGAGATATTTCATATGCTGAATGACTATGGACTGTACACTGGCGGTGTGGTGTTTAATCAACTGATTAATCCTATCTTTCgtgcatgttttattcttggTTATGGTGGCAAGATGTGGTAGTGTAATGTTTCCATCTTTTTTGGCAATTAAAGTTGATGTGTTAGAAACTTTGAACTTGCACTGTTATATGATTTTGTTATACGATGTGGGCTTATATGAACAGTCGTTAGGTTGCTTTTTGGAATGTTTGATGCGAATAGTGTTATTCTAAGTAGGGGTGGTGGACACGAGAGTCAACGGTTTGTCTGATTTGTTTGCTCGGACTTGATCGGCTTCTCGAGCAAAGTTAGATCATGTACATGTTGACTTGCTCGAGTTCCTGTACGACGAGCGTGAAAATTTTTTCTAGCTTGTTGACATAATTTCAGGGCTTAACCTGAAATTTTATTTACTCCGTTCCCAGCCAGACGTGAACAATGGATCCTAGTTGTATTGTGCATCGACTCGTAAAGCGTTGGAGCTAACGTGTTACCCCGATGGAACCACTCATGAGTTGCTCACTTGCACGCGAATAACCAGTAATTGTGTTGGATCTTAGTTAAAATATCACCCTCGATATTAATTTGCAAGTGAGTAACTTGGTAAATCCTGAGGCTGAGCTGCGTACGGTGCATACTTTAGCTGGTCAGATTTTTATACAAGATAAATGCACCGGCCTAAGAAGCTCTTCAATCTTTGGTGGAAGCATGAGTAAACGTGGGTCGAAATCTGAGTATTATTATCTAGTGTCAAGTATGCTCGGGTATTTATTACATATATATGTGATACGTACATACATATAACTCATGTTCAGCAACATTCTCCACTGTTTCTTGAGAAAAAATAGCAACGACCGATACGTTGGTGCACTTGATCTTTATggacatacatacatatatacaaaCATATGTACAAATGCACAGTACACATGAATACATCCGGTACAGAAGCCTGGAATTTGGATATTCAATTTTGTTATCATATGTTCTCACAGAGAGTCAGTCCATAATATCTGCAGTTCTTGAGCTCCAAATTACAAAAATCCAAAATGACAAGATATGAACAGCAAACCAGAGGAAGGGCCACTCAGCCTCCAAAACCTTGGAAGTCCAAAATCCTTCACATAAGCTTCATCCTTGGTGAAAACGGCCTCCACAATGTTgcagttttagtcatgatcgaTAGGCTCGGTCCTGTCCTGCACTGCAAGCCTCTCAGAAACGTCAGCGAGTGACTTAAGATTACATTTGATCAGCGCTTCAACAAAGAAACAAGTTTCGTCTTTTGTGTTTCCTTCAGGCACATCCACGACAAATGATTCGATCACCATTGTCCCAGGTCTCCCTTCGATTACTTCTGGATGGACAGATACAGTGGAAGCATAGTTCTGGAAGAAACATAAGACTTTTGAATTATGATGTGATTGGttatatttacattaaattgtATAATCAGAAAGATGCTATAGTCTCTAGTCAGTTGACTATTGTATGGTCTATGGGAATTAAATACGGTACCATGGTAGAAGTTCCGAAAATTTCAAACGTACATCAATTTCGATTGATTTGGCTAGTAAGTGTGTACGTTTCTTTGATAAATGGATAATATTTCTATCTGTTAACACACCAGCCAATCTTGGTCAGTGTTGAATTTTCTCTCTGCTCCAGGCTCCAGAGCACACTCGTATTTTAGCAGCCTTTGGCCAAAccccacaaaaaaaaaaatgacacTTCAACTCAAACTTTAATGCTTTGATATATTAAAATACACAGACGATGACAAGTCATTTTCGGCATGAGAGTTTCAAGATAATATGTAGTGTAAATTATGGTTCATGAACTCAGGATCAGTTACCATCCTTGGAAGTTCCAATAAATATCAAGACTCTTGGCTAGCTTAAAAATGATTCGGCCTGAGAAAAACTATCTAGTTATCCCACAGAGCACTCCCATTAGTCCCATCAAAGTGCAAGATAGAAGTAGACAACTTGGAAAAACAATTTGAAATGTAATTAAATAAGACggaaatatttgtttttcttAGCATACTCTGAGCCTGTGATCTCCACCAACAATCCTGACACTAAGTATGTGCTCTTCATCGTCAAGAAGCTCCAATCTCTCCGTGCTGGTAGTGGCAGGAAGACCAGACTTGACATCAACTTCCCTCAGACTCCCAATTTCAAGATTTCCTTGCACAACGCATCGGCTGACAAAAGGTTTGTATTTCTGTGGTTGATCAAATCTCCGCACCAGAGACCAAACCTAGCATGAAAAaaacaatttcaaatatatcaCTACGAATATACAACCCCATCGCCCCGGTGTTCTTGAGAACCCCCTCAATAGCACTCATAATAATGACACTTCAAAGCCTTTCACATGAAGAAGTTTCAACCACCCCACTCATTCAACTCTGACCTCGCAACAGAAACGGTCATCCAACACAAACATACAACAATCTTGCATCCTCCAACGACCTCTAATCCATTCCAAAGTTTATCCAGAAAGcacataaatttttcaaaaaagtaTGCCCACTCACACAACAACCCGACACTGACACCGAAGTCCAAGAAAACTAAGTGCATAAAGCACAATGAAACCCTGGAAAACTCCCGAGAAGAGGAGAAAATTTTTTGCTGCACAAAGTCTCGTAAAACATGAGGTTATCACCACAGAGAATGTCAGGAAAAAAACTAGAAACTATAAAAAACCGAACTTACTCCTCCAATAAACACCAATATCATTCATCCATAGAACTAAATGGTCAAAATTTCGCGCTTTTTTAAACTCCATGGCAGCCACACAAAAACTAAAAACACAGTTGTTTCCTATTTTCAAACAAGAGGAGCACATAGTCAAGAAAAAAGGGGGGCCATCAAAATGAATCTGAATCAAACCCAAAAGGCTCCGGTCAAAACTTCAACCACAAACAGTAGAACTATTGAACCGATATGAACTCAAAATCCTCAGAGTACACACGCATCAAAATCCATCCACAACACGAAACCCCCCATAAAACACACACTAAATCACACGCAACACAGACAACAAAACCCAACataaaaaatgaaagaaaaaaatcatattacGAGATGGATAGGAGCTTTAATATGCTTGATTAGAAAGGAATTGCATTGATTATCTGTAATCTCGTGCTGGTGATGCTTCCTTATGTACTCTATCTCCGTCTCGCTCAATCCTTTCACATTCATCATCTCCACCAGAATATTCTCCTCCGAAAATCCGAGTAGAATCGCCACCGTACAGATTATGGATGCGCTTGTTGACTCAGGTGGATCGGCGTGAACTCGTCACCGTCATGTTAAAGAGTGTCATCATCGATGCATCCTCAAACGGAACTACGGAAGTATAAAGATGAGATCCTCTTTCTTTCTTCTACCTAAATTGCCCCCATTTATAGCCActtgaaaattatttttgtttttataattaaatctcatattttttttatttatatcacCGTAAGGACTTTGATATCCAACTAAAATAGCGTATTCAATTTTGAATAGGTTtgtttttgtgagacggatcaactctatcgatattctaaataaaaaataattctcTTATTataaaagataatattttttcatgaattactcaaataagatatatgtctcacaaaatacgacccccGAAacggtctcacacaagtttttgtctccAATTCTCATAATTTGCAATTTGCAATCTTATGTAATTATTTGAagattgatttattgaaagTAATAATAACCTCTTTCGAGATAGCTATATATTTAGAAGATTTGAGTTAAATTATTAGATAGTGATACCAAAATTAGAGTTAATGGAAAACGATACTTGACATTTACCtgtaataaaatttaaaaaatttaaattaaaataatatttatcagAAATTTTTAGAAAAGGAGAGTCCCtaaggttcaatatttaatcaTTATAGGTATTTATTTGTGGAAGTGAAATTATTGCTGCGGAACTGTTGGCTTTGAGGCATTGCCACAGGCTTGGTTGTCTCACTTTCGCAATCTTTTTTGTCCGTTAGTTGCAACCCAATGCCCTCTAAGTGTTGGTTATTCACGTCTTTGACCCTCTGTTTTTATCCGGTTTAGCCCAACAGAAACTCAACCGTAAAAAAACAACTGTTTTTGTTTTATTCCCTTTGTGTACGCATGCCCACAATAGCATCCGTGCATGTCCCACGAGAACGAATAAAAACTATAATTTCCATTTTGCATGTGTTTATCTTTCGTCGAATTTcagttttaatttaattttttttattctagttatattttttgttgaaaatgatGATTTGATAATATATGTCTTAGCGTTATATTGGTGTTACATTAATGTCATttcaaaaaaactaaaattaccaacaataaataaaaattaatggactgaaaatgaaatttgacaacatatACGATccaaatcataaaattcaaacATAATCGaccaaaaatacattttttttaatttaaattgtacTTTTCAATTTAATTAACGTTCGAAATTCTTTATGTAAAATAATAGTACTTTAAGCCAGGAAAGCTGAGCATATCAGCACCTACTCAAATGAACTAGGACTCTCAGCTCAGCTCGGTCAGTATGAGAATTCTTACATAATAAGTCATGGATCATGTCTTTCTCATTGCCCGATCACTTCGGAACAAAGGGCAAGGCATGAACATTCATCTCACCAAAAGGAGTAACCGAGCACTAAAAGCAAAGTCatcattatatttttttcttataaaTACTCATATTTACTTGATCATAAAAGTATGAAATTCACGTAAATTTTTTCACAAACactcaatatattttctttgtaTTGCACTTCCttaacataaacatttcattGATTTGAGCGTCAGAGTGACAACGCTGGACTAACGCTCTTTACTTTTAAAATGTGCAGATCATTTAGCTCAGGTATCATTTGTCGGGCCTCCAGCATTCCTGAGAAAGAACACTTTTTTGGCCCGATAAATCATTCACTACTCAGCTCGTCCGATTTAGTCGACCATTATCGTTAATGTCACATGATTCAAATCTCACTCGTGTGAATAATCTAAAtagtttaaataataaattttccaCTCGCATAATATTACAAAAATCGTCCAATTCAATTTCCTTCACTAAACTACATTGTCCAACAATACGTGTGTCAGTTTTacatttatgcttaaaatttaaTTGGACCTATTTCTACCATTTACGTTCTGAATTTGTTCATGATATTGACTATCACACCATCATTGTTATCTCTTTAAAAATTGTGCTAAATTCTTTGTTGGGTTATAGGTTTTCTTGTGTCCAaatcgcagcggaagtttaaaaattttattttgacattcaaaatatttggacactcgtataatttaaattaaacataaacatacaaaggATGTTTAGTATATATCTTTAGTGAACaattttcacttggctccaactactccggtataAGCAGACGTAACTCTTGTTGTATAATCCTAGGAATTTTCTTCGATCTACTAATCGGTCCacgataaaatatttattacttgtagagcccaaaaatcagtaaacgcaaaactcatgcatttatttaaaattttaaattatttatttaagtttaaaatgattttaacgaCGCATGATCTATGagtttgcattattttaaattgtttatgtttatgtgatgtacGTTAAAAATGTTTCCTTGAGTtgcatgtttcagacgattatccgacgcgggatcgaggaaaagagaccggcgacgaattaggcaatttttaaaattttgatattttatttcaagtcaagaaagtgtcattttaaatgatttattaagtttttagcaatTTAAAAGCCTACTTTAATTATTAGGCgattttaaggttttaaaatttgttacaGTTTATAAACTgtgtaaattattttaattaagggatttGTTAAATTAGTGTGgattaacatttaattagtttgttaattactaattaagaaaaaatttatCCCCTAATTACctaaacacatgcacacacacattcacaCAAACAAACACATTTCCTTGgctttctttttaattttttttgaagaaaactTAGGGTTCCTAGAATTCTCTTCCTGCAGCCACCTTACCCCTCGATTTTCAGTGATTCACGTTGGGTTTTCTTCAAATAATAGCGCTGCAATTCaccccggatcaaccctcgcattctctccgcttcggtatcgtcgtttcgatagtttttaaagatcaaggcatgtatattctattgtttctacatcgatctcgtcatattatttgttgtgatgtttattgtGTGTACAAATTCATGTATGATATGCAAGAGTTTGagaaaaattggttggattaAGTTGGAAACGATTTTTAGATATCAAAACCAAATGTTGCTGTTATTTCGTGTACTGTTCATTTTAgattgattttctggaaaagttTTCAACTAAACGTagtaatttttgataccttcgatttgacagtaaattcgtaatttttggacgaGAAACGAgagagttatgatcgttttcgtgagactgctcaaactgcgattttatgaaaacatgttcttgagaattgtttgttgcaggcttcgttgggaatcgtcTGGTGTTCCTTGCTGTGTAGTTGGTGTCATGTGGTGTGATCAATCTTTTTTCGATGTTTCGTTTCGAGTCGACATGGGTTTGGTGGCATTAGAAGGCATAGGGAAGGGAATGGGTAGAAGATGGATTTTTGGGGTTGAATTCGCGCAGGACTAGAGCCGTAGCGCTTCGCCCTAGGCAGCGCTACAGAGTAGCGCCTAGGAGCTAGTCTGGCACTGCAGCGCTGGTTCTTTGGTTTTTCGGGCTTCGAATTTAGGTGCTATTGTTTCCTTTGGGTAATACTACGTCGTTATGTCCTAGCATCGTAATAGTTAGTTTAGATGTTACGAAGTTTGATTGGGGAACTTTGAACTATGATTTAATCGATGTCCGCGTTTTCCATTGCTTGGCACATTTCTTACTCTATGTcaagattgttttggggttcgagTCATGGGTTAGTAAGTTGAAtgaacgag is part of the Primulina tabacum isolate GXHZ01 chromosome 18, ASM2559414v2, whole genome shotgun sequence genome and encodes:
- the LOC142532751 gene encoding polypyrimidine tract-binding protein homolog 2, which translates into the protein MSSVSSQPQFRYTQTPSKVLHLRNLPWECSEEELIELGKPFGKVVNTKCNVGANKNQAFIEFSETNQAIAMISYYSSSSEPAMVRGKTVYVQYSNRQEIVNNKTTADVAGNVLLVTIEGNDARLVSIDVLHLVFSAFGFVHKITTFEKTAGFQALVQFTDAETASAAKDALDGRSIPSYLIPELGPCSLKITYSAHTDLSVKFQSHRSRDYTNPHLPVAPSAIDASSQFTLGVDGKKLEPESNVLLASIENMQYAVTLDVLQTVFSAFGPVLKIAMFDKNGGLQALIQYPDVQTAVVAKEALEGHCIYDGGYCKLHITYSRHTDLSIKINNDRSRDYTIPNTPVLNSQLSMLGQQRYPLGGPGAPAYNTAQYAPGPHAMPPHSTGWNPSAMPPHSAGWNPSSVPQSMPMQMHNYPYVPPGVAPPAMGPGMGPPHGQNGMPHSSSMPPYHPQ
- the LOC142533172 gene encoding abscisic acid receptor PYL8, whose translation is MMNVKGLSETEIEYIRKHHQHEITDNQCNSFLIKHIKAPIHLVWSLVRRFDQPQKYKPFVSRCVVQGNLEIGSLREVDVKSGLPATTSTERLELLDDEEHILSVRIVGGDHRLRNYASTVSVHPEVIEGRPGTMVIESFVVDVPEGNTKDETCFFVEALIKCNLKSLADVSERLAVQDRTEPIDHD